From the Papilio machaon chromosome 13, ilPapMach1.1, whole genome shotgun sequence genome, the window tttcgtatcatcatcgtcaattaaatatggcgaaattaatatgacatttttgGAGTACTTTACGTCCatactgcacaaattttaatacaaattttgtcgatggcCAAAACTATGGtgattattacaaatattcgtgcaCGCTAAACGTTTCTGAGTGCGTCAGTAAATAAGTTTGGAGACAGCTTGCGCGTTAGTGTCAGCTAAGACTGAGTAGCGTAGAATAGCGTTAGTTTTGTACgtgttacattttgtttttgtctcgatgtttgtgttatttataCTGCAGATGTTATTTGTCACTTATCTTCCATATTGTTGTCTCAATTTTGTCAACTACAATGATAGGGATGACGTCTGATGACAAGTTCACCACTTTATGTCTCCGCTCAGGATATGTgcagtatattttttttaattaataatttctgacCTGGATACTAGTCCTTTTGGCCGGATATATGCAGGAGCCTTTAGTATTGccagttatattaaaatgcgtAGGCcgattttttaacatattttaattttgtatctgGTAACTTTGTCAAGttgaaacttttaattacaatCAGTATTGGGAAtagtattttacaaatattaaatatggtGATATTATAATGCAATAACAAATCTACGAAgcgcataatttaaattttattaaacgtaGTTACGTATCAATATAGACTTTTATTTTCGACTAgctaaaaactttataagtaggctatgtgttcttccagactatgttctatatctgttcCAAATatcattcatccatctaaacttttgtatttattatagtgGGATTTCAAAAGGTAACACACAAGTGTTACAtgtgatatatatatttataaaaaaagtcgtgttagttacactatttataattcaagatcggtcgaactgatttagctgaaaattgatgggaggtagcttagaactaggagacggacataggaactttttatcatgtatgcatttttttttattccgcgcggacggagtcgcgggtaaaagctagtactttaaaaagaaacaattctTGCACAAATGTTGTCAAATTGCTAACAATCTGACGGGAAAAATAAAACCTCAAGAaatctaaaatgttttattcatatttataaataaaatttgtcaacttaaataatatgtaaacttACACtattatgattaattttaatttttatatttgtattaaaaattaaaattaatcaggaaaaatccaattaaaaaacactaatttttacgttaattacataaaaatacaaatggtAGAGATCCAGATATCAGATGTACCTAAAGTATTTGTCATTACTGTGAAATTACACTGTCTAAATACTTGTATGACAACATATTGTCTGTTTTTCTCAATGAGAATGATTagtgttttttaaaaagtgttacGACAATGGAAGCCTCCACTtattgtgtgtgtgtgagttAGGAGGTGAGGTAGGAGGTGAGTTAGGAGGTGTAGGAGGCGGAGTTTTTGAACTCAACTCCGAAGAGCGCCTTGCAGGCCGCCTGCGCCGCAGAACGACGCGCCTCCTTCTTGTTGGATGCTGgaaataatacatttcaatCATTATCtagaatgtatgtatgtatgtatgtatcgAGGAGTGGAGATGGAGCTGACCCTTGCCGATGTATGTGGCGCCGTCGACGTCGAGGGCGAAGGTGTAGATCATGTTCTGAGGTCTGTCTCCCTGCGCCGGCAGCTCGCGGTACTCCAGCGCGGGCCTCATGTACGTGAGCAGCATGCAGGGGTGCATGGCGCCCGCGTCCGCCGGCAGGGTCTTCGGCTTCTTGGAGCCGCGGGGAGTTCGCGTCCCTGCAGACTCCACCTCCAGGGCGAACTCACATTCCGACAGTTGCTGAAAGATACCGACAAAATTAGATTCCAAAGAAGTAACCCAGGTGTGGAAGAAGGGGGAGATCACTGACCGCTGAAGTGGGGGGCTTCAGCTGCGGCACCTTGTGTCCCTCCACCTCCCACTCGCAGAACAGTTTGTGCAGAGCGAAGGACGCCAGCTGGATCATCGGCAGCGGCTCCTCCTCCGTCTCCTCGCCGATGCTGGTGGCGGCACCGCCTGCACCTGACACTGCAGATACAATCAAAACATacagatatttgtttttattcacaCTCTGTTGTGTGAAATGATGATCAAAGACATACCTTCATTGGTGATGGCCTTGCTCATCTTCTTGATGATGAGGTCGCGTATTGCCTGCTCCGCCGCCGCATTGCGCGCCATCAGCTTGTTCTCACCTCAAATGTTACACATTGTCAGTATAATAACATGTTACCACTtagttaatttcaatattcttGTAGTCAAATGCTATTTCGGAGTCgtttaatgattattatttaaacagtacATAACG encodes:
- the LOC106710409 gene encoding double-stranded RNA-specific editase B2 isoform X3 — its product is MFNKYNNRNHGRYNTPGHFVPANSAGERTHEVEEPKVEKPAQNNFQDEDEEMKKEEDINMSTDNTDTTRPPWMKSKLAGVKKISNKERRRRQNETLRRLLSPKNALMVLNEMLPKDQLASNFKVETVMSPNQYMKPHSYRANLTLEGNNYKGFGENKLMARNAAAEQAIRDLIIKKMSKAITNEVSGAGGAATSIGEETEEEPLPMIQLASFALHKLFCEWEVEGHKVPQLKPPTSAQLSECEFALEVESAGTRTPRGSKKPKTLPADAGAMHPCMLLTYMRPALEYRELPAQGDRPQNMIYTFALDVDGATYIGKASNKKEARRSAAQAACKALFGVEFKNSASYTS
- the LOC106710409 gene encoding double-stranded RNA-specific editase B2 isoform X2, producing MPADGCCCVQGAWPSDNQDHQRRSTPFEPSRTHEVEEPKVEKPAQNNFQDEDEEMKKEEDINMSTDNTDTTRPPWMKSKLAGVKKISNKERRRRQNETLRRLLSPKNALMVLNEMLPKDQLASNFKVETVMSPNQYMKPHSYRANLTLEGNNYKGFGENKLMARNAAAEQAIRDLIIKKMSKAITNEVSGAGGAATSIGEETEEEPLPMIQLASFALHKLFCEWEVEGHKVPQLKPPTSAQLSECEFALEVESAGTRTPRGSKKPKTLPADAGAMHPCMLLTYMRPALEYRELPAQGDRPQNMIYTFALDVDGATYIGKASNKKEARRSAAQAACKALFGVEFKNSASYTS
- the LOC106710409 gene encoding double-stranded RNA-specific editase B2 isoform X1 gives rise to the protein MFNKYNNRNHGRYNTPGHFVPANSAGEGAWPSDNQDHQRRSTPFEPSRTHEVEEPKVEKPAQNNFQDEDEEMKKEEDINMSTDNTDTTRPPWMKSKLAGVKKISNKERRRRQNETLRRLLSPKNALMVLNEMLPKDQLASNFKVETVMSPNQYMKPHSYRANLTLEGNNYKGFGENKLMARNAAAEQAIRDLIIKKMSKAITNEVSGAGGAATSIGEETEEEPLPMIQLASFALHKLFCEWEVEGHKVPQLKPPTSAQLSECEFALEVESAGTRTPRGSKKPKTLPADAGAMHPCMLLTYMRPALEYRELPAQGDRPQNMIYTFALDVDGATYIGKASNKKEARRSAAQAACKALFGVEFKNSASYTS